From the genome of Gemmatimonadaceae bacterium, one region includes:
- a CDS encoding bifunctional oligoribonuclease/PAP phosphatase NrnA: MVDLLSVPPHRAEAIERLAREFRAGRSVAISTHINADGDGCGSEAALARLLESRGLKARIVNPTPWPETFRFLLGTDVTDETDKGPAALAGIDLLIVVDIADVKRLGSLAETVRSLKIPKLVIDHHIPSDEPPSQNMLADTTACATGELIYDVAVTLGLEITPEIASALYVAVLTDTGGFRFSNTSARCLAVASQLLAAGVEPEEMYRRLYASLPIGRLHLLRDALATLEVDPAYGISWISVAAGAAEEYGLKSEDLEGIAEHPRSVGGTRLAVFFRDLGHGKIKVSFRSTGKVNVNEFARLFGGGGHARASGALVPGTLEEVRHNVIAAAREFVGAIGTSKS, from the coding sequence GTGGTTGATCTTCTATCGGTACCGCCACACCGAGCCGAAGCGATAGAGCGCCTCGCGCGGGAGTTCCGCGCGGGGCGCTCTGTCGCAATCAGCACTCACATCAACGCCGACGGTGACGGCTGCGGCTCCGAGGCAGCGCTCGCGCGGCTGCTCGAGAGTCGCGGGCTCAAGGCCCGAATCGTCAATCCCACACCGTGGCCCGAGACCTTCCGATTCCTGTTGGGAACGGATGTGACGGATGAAACGGATAAGGGACCTGCGGCGCTCGCCGGTATCGACCTTTTAATAGTCGTGGACATCGCTGATGTGAAGCGGCTTGGCTCGCTTGCCGAGACAGTGCGGAGCTTAAAAATCCCGAAGCTCGTAATTGACCATCACATCCCGAGCGACGAGCCGCCGTCCCAGAACATGCTGGCTGACACGACGGCCTGCGCGACGGGAGAGCTGATTTACGACGTCGCCGTCACGCTTGGACTCGAGATTACGCCGGAGATTGCGAGCGCCCTCTATGTCGCCGTGCTCACCGACACGGGCGGATTCCGGTTCAGCAACACGAGCGCCCGGTGCCTTGCCGTGGCGAGCCAGCTTCTCGCCGCCGGAGTCGAGCCGGAGGAGATGTACCGGCGCCTGTATGCATCCCTGCCCATTGGACGCCTGCATCTTTTGCGCGATGCGTTGGCGACTCTGGAAGTGGACCCCGCCTACGGAATCTCGTGGATTTCAGTCGCTGCAGGCGCTGCTGAAGAATACGGATTGAAGTCAGAGGATCTCGAGGGAATCGCCGAGCATCCGCGGTCTGTTGGCGGGACGAGGCTTGCGGTTTTCTTTCGCGATCTTGGTCACGGAAAGATCAAGGTTTCGTTCCGCAGCACCGGCAAGGTCAATGTCAACGAGTTTGCCCGGCTTTTTGGAGGGGGCGGGCACGCTCGCGCGTCCGGTGCTCTTGTTCCCGGGACGCTCGAGGAAGTGCGGCACAATGTCATTGCGGCTGCGAGGGAGTTTGTTGGGGCGATTGGAACTTCGAAAAGCTAA
- a CDS encoding tetratricopeptide repeat protein: MIVRITTALLLVASSLPGQQGTVPLYKDLGSHAKVVSTKVPGAQQYFNQGFRLVYGFNHAEAIRSFTRATELDPTCAMCYWGIAYAYGPHVNAGMDSASGVKAYEAAQKALSVSRNAAPRERAYIRAVAARYAAVPPANRARLDTAYANAMREVARSYPNDLDAAALYAESLMDLRPWNYWTPAGQPYPGTREIVRQLERVIARNPRHPGACHYYIHAVEAATPQLAVPCAERLARLMPGVGHMVHMPAHIYVRVGRYGDAATANVHAIHSDEVFIEGQKPTTVYSLAYYPHNIHFLAFVSTLAGKSAQAIENARALKSKVNLDVARSVGMLQEMVPYYALTLTTFGRWDEVLAEPLPPSDLRFPLAIAYYARGVAHAAKGQFAEAAVALDTVKAIDGATPVDAESKTPVSIAVHALMAEIATRSGKHAEAIAHFREALKIEDAGLYFEPPKWYYPIRQSLGAALLKAGRNAEAEVVYREDLKRFPENGWSLFGLAAALRAQGKSAEAAAAERRFAKAWAGADVKLTASRF, from the coding sequence ATGATCGTTCGAATCACCACCGCCCTGCTGCTCGTCGCCTCGAGCCTTCCCGGCCAGCAGGGGACCGTTCCACTCTACAAGGATCTCGGCAGCCACGCCAAGGTAGTGAGCACGAAAGTCCCGGGCGCTCAGCAGTACTTCAATCAGGGGTTTCGCCTGGTGTACGGCTTCAATCACGCGGAGGCGATCAGGTCGTTCACGCGCGCGACGGAGCTGGATCCCACCTGCGCGATGTGCTATTGGGGAATCGCGTACGCGTACGGCCCCCACGTGAACGCCGGGATGGACTCTGCGAGCGGGGTCAAAGCCTATGAAGCGGCGCAGAAGGCTCTCTCGGTAAGCCGCAACGCTGCGCCGCGGGAGCGCGCATACATTCGCGCTGTGGCGGCCCGGTACGCGGCCGTGCCGCCTGCAAATCGCGCCAGACTGGACACCGCGTACGCCAACGCGATGAGGGAAGTTGCCCGGAGTTATCCGAACGATCTCGACGCGGCTGCTCTCTACGCCGAGTCACTGATGGATCTGCGACCCTGGAATTACTGGACGCCGGCGGGGCAGCCGTATCCCGGCACGCGTGAGATCGTCCGCCAGCTCGAGCGGGTGATAGCGCGCAACCCGCGCCACCCCGGAGCGTGTCATTACTATATCCATGCAGTCGAGGCAGCAACTCCACAGCTCGCCGTCCCCTGTGCGGAGCGACTCGCCCGTCTGATGCCGGGCGTTGGCCACATGGTCCACATGCCGGCCCACATCTATGTCCGCGTGGGTAGATATGGCGACGCGGCGACGGCCAACGTCCACGCGATCCACTCCGACGAGGTGTTCATCGAGGGGCAGAAGCCGACAACGGTCTATTCCCTGGCCTACTATCCGCACAACATCCATTTCCTCGCATTTGTCTCGACGTTGGCCGGGAAGAGCGCGCAGGCAATCGAGAATGCGCGGGCGCTGAAGTCCAAGGTCAATCTCGACGTCGCACGATCGGTCGGAATGCTCCAGGAGATGGTTCCGTACTATGCGCTCACGCTCACGACGTTCGGGCGCTGGGATGAGGTGCTCGCCGAACCACTCCCGCCGTCCGACCTCCGCTTCCCGCTTGCGATAGCCTACTACGCGCGCGGGGTTGCACACGCAGCGAAGGGTCAGTTCGCCGAGGCGGCAGTCGCTCTCGACACAGTCAAGGCGATAGACGGGGCCACGCCGGTCGACGCTGAATCGAAGACGCCCGTCTCGATTGCCGTCCACGCTCTCATGGCGGAGATCGCAACGCGGAGCGGCAAGCACGCTGAGGCGATCGCGCACTTCCGCGAGGCGCTGAAAATCGAGGACGCCGGACTCTATTTCGAGCCGCCGAAATGGTACTACCCGATCCGTCAGTCACTGGGTGCTGCGCTCTTGAAGGCGGGGCGGAACGCGGAAGCTGAAGTCGTCTACCGCGAGGACCTCAAGAGGTTTCCCGAGAACGGGTGGTCGCTGTTCGGTCTTGCTGCCGCACTCCGGGCGCAGGGCAAGTCGGCTGAAGCGGCCGCCGCTGAGAGGCGGTTTGCCAAGGCATGGGCCGGAGCTGACGTCAAACTGACGGCATCGCGCTTCTGA
- a CDS encoding TonB family protein, which produces MLTTLLESRAHRTRTSHFMVASATVHTAIIFVAVYATAVGAAAEAKPDEPVVIHWVPMPKQAAPVFPRAPHNSPRAANVGLIRMSPAFSVDVPTSLPSIEVQIAPVTSELVPTATGNSASTSLSRSAASGGEGQRAYSITEVETAVSMIGETVPVYPSALRAAGIEGMVAAEFVVRESGRADVSSLRIITATNDAFVESIRRALPRMRFRPATIGGRAVAQLVQQQFVFRLDR; this is translated from the coding sequence ATGCTCACTACTCTGCTGGAATCGAGAGCACATCGTACGCGAACAAGTCACTTCATGGTCGCGAGCGCGACCGTCCATACCGCAATCATCTTTGTCGCGGTGTACGCCACTGCAGTCGGCGCGGCCGCGGAGGCCAAGCCGGACGAGCCGGTCGTGATCCATTGGGTGCCCATGCCGAAGCAGGCGGCCCCTGTCTTTCCGAGGGCTCCACATAACTCGCCACGCGCTGCGAACGTCGGCCTGATACGGATGTCCCCCGCGTTCTCGGTTGACGTTCCGACCTCCCTTCCCTCGATCGAGGTCCAGATTGCTCCGGTGACATCGGAGCTCGTGCCGACTGCGACCGGGAATAGCGCCTCGACCAGTTTGTCGCGATCCGCCGCCTCAGGCGGCGAGGGACAGCGCGCCTACAGTATTACGGAAGTCGAAACCGCTGTCAGCATGATCGGCGAAACAGTCCCCGTTTATCCTTCCGCGTTGCGCGCTGCAGGAATTGAGGGAATGGTCGCGGCGGAGTTTGTGGTGCGCGAGTCCGGCAGAGCGGATGTGAGCTCGTTACGAATCATCACAGCAACTAACGATGCATTCGTCGAATCGATTCGACGGGCTCTCCCACGCATGCGCTTCCGCCCGGCGACAATCGGCGGCCGCGCCGTCGCGCAGCTGGTTCAGCAGCAGTTCGTGTTTCGGCTGGATCGCTAG
- a CDS encoding nucleoside triphosphate pyrophosphohydrolase family protein → MENFEAFDEYQELALRTASPQSTESEQTMLDAAALGLSGESGEIADHVKKILYHGHPLDDATRDKIAKEIGDILWYCAVGSKGIGVSLSDIARMNVEKLRKRYPEGFSTKNSLNRPHG, encoded by the coding sequence ATGGAGAACTTCGAGGCCTTCGACGAGTATCAGGAGCTCGCATTGCGTACTGCGTCGCCGCAGAGCACGGAGTCGGAGCAGACAATGCTCGACGCAGCTGCTCTTGGACTGTCGGGCGAATCAGGCGAGATCGCCGACCACGTGAAGAAGATTCTGTATCACGGTCATCCGCTGGACGACGCGACGCGCGACAAGATCGCGAAAGAGATCGGTGACATCCTGTGGTATTGCGCCGTTGGCTCGAAGGGCATTGGTGTGAGCCTTTCGGACATTGCGCGAATGAATGTCGAGAAGCTCCGAAAGCGATACCCCGAGGGGTTCAGCACCAAGAACAGTCTGAACCGTCCGCACGGATAG
- a CDS encoding nitrilase-related carbon-nitrogen hydrolase: MPRVVKCGLIQATHACRTDESLDTIREANLAKHVPLIEKAAAEGVQIICMQEIFTGPYFCAEQTTRWYESTEEIPDGPTTKLMQELARRHNMVIIVPIYEEESPGVYYNTAAVIDADGTFLGKYRKNHIPHVAPGFWEKFYFKPGNLGYPVFKTQYADVGVYICYDRHFPEGARELGLNGAEIVFNPSATVAGLSEYLWKLEQPAHAVANAYFVGAINRVGHEQPWDIGEFYGQSYFCDPRGQFLASGSRDQTELVTAELDLDKIREVRNVWQFYRDRRPETYGGLVAP, translated from the coding sequence ATGCCCCGAGTCGTAAAATGCGGCCTCATCCAGGCGACTCATGCCTGCAGGACTGACGAGTCGCTGGACACGATTCGCGAGGCGAACCTCGCCAAGCACGTTCCACTGATCGAGAAAGCAGCAGCCGAGGGCGTCCAGATCATCTGCATGCAGGAGATCTTCACCGGCCCGTACTTCTGCGCCGAGCAGACCACGCGCTGGTACGAGTCGACGGAGGAGATTCCGGATGGGCCGACGACCAAGCTGATGCAGGAGCTTGCCCGCCGGCACAACATGGTGATCATCGTCCCGATCTATGAGGAAGAGTCACCGGGCGTCTACTACAATACCGCGGCGGTAATCGACGCCGACGGGACGTTCCTGGGGAAATACAGAAAGAACCACATTCCTCACGTGGCACCGGGATTCTGGGAGAAGTTCTACTTCAAGCCCGGCAACCTCGGTTACCCGGTGTTCAAGACGCAGTACGCCGACGTCGGCGTGTACATCTGCTACGATCGTCATTTTCCCGAAGGTGCGCGCGAGCTTGGCCTCAACGGTGCCGAGATCGTCTTCAATCCCTCGGCCACTGTCGCCGGATTGTCGGAGTATCTGTGGAAGCTCGAGCAGCCCGCGCACGCTGTCGCCAACGCGTACTTCGTTGGGGCCATCAATCGCGTTGGACACGAGCAGCCGTGGGATATCGGCGAGTTCTACGGCCAGAGCTACTTCTGCGACCCCCGCGGTCAGTTCCTCGCCAGCGGATCGCGCGATCAGACAGAGCTTGTAACGGCTGAGCTCGATCTGGACAAGATTCGCGAGGTGCGGAACGTCTGGCAGTTCTATCGTGACCGCCGGCCCGAGACCTACGGCGGCCTGGTAGCGCCTTGA
- a CDS encoding NCS1 family nucleobase:cation symporter-1 has product MTGLELTHREEAMVENETHDEELASSPLWNPDLAPTPPSRRTWSTYNIAALWIGMAVVITTYTLASGLMQQGMNWYQALFTILLGNVIVLVPMILNAHAGTKYGISFPVLCRASFGVRGANVAAMLRAIVACGWFGIQTWIGGLALDALMTAAWDGWAQIGIHTAIAFAVFWVIQVFIILKGTEGIKVLESWSAPLLLAGGLALLVWAIRNGGGLTAILEGSTRLRGGATPFWTLFPAALTANVGYWATLSLNIPDFTRYAKSQRSQALGQALGLPGTMVLFAFIGVAVTSATIVIFGKAIWDPVELITRIGSPAVIIFGALIVLAAQLTTNMAANVVSPANDFSNLSPKRISYVTGGLITAVIGILMMPWRLYSDAAAYIFTWLIGYSSLMGALGGILIADYWIIRRQQLSVRDLFLLEGRYSYVNGVNIRAIAALVIAILPVVPGFVRAATTPGGQVANPNVFDTLYTYAWFVTFILSFAVYLLLMRTQRAERPVEAPSFSHPITES; this is encoded by the coding sequence TTGACCGGGCTGGAGCTCACTCACCGCGAGGAAGCGATGGTCGAAAACGAGACGCACGATGAGGAGCTCGCCTCCAGCCCGCTCTGGAATCCGGACCTCGCCCCGACCCCGCCGTCGCGCCGGACATGGTCCACTTACAACATCGCCGCGCTGTGGATCGGGATGGCCGTCGTCATCACCACCTACACGCTCGCGTCCGGTCTCATGCAGCAAGGCATGAACTGGTACCAGGCGCTGTTCACGATTCTCCTCGGCAACGTCATCGTGCTCGTTCCGATGATTCTCAATGCCCACGCCGGAACGAAGTATGGAATCTCGTTTCCTGTTCTGTGCAGGGCGAGCTTCGGGGTGCGCGGTGCGAATGTCGCGGCGATGCTGCGCGCAATCGTCGCCTGCGGATGGTTCGGCATTCAGACGTGGATCGGAGGCCTGGCGCTCGACGCGCTCATGACAGCGGCATGGGATGGATGGGCGCAGATCGGAATACACACTGCCATCGCCTTTGCGGTGTTCTGGGTGATTCAGGTCTTCATCATTCTCAAGGGGACCGAAGGCATCAAGGTTCTCGAGAGCTGGTCGGCGCCGCTGCTGCTCGCCGGCGGGCTCGCTCTTCTCGTGTGGGCGATACGAAACGGTGGCGGACTGACGGCAATTCTGGAAGGGTCGACGAGGCTTCGGGGCGGCGCGACGCCCTTCTGGACGCTCTTCCCCGCCGCGCTCACCGCGAATGTGGGCTACTGGGCGACACTTTCCCTCAACATTCCCGACTTCACGCGTTACGCGAAGAGCCAGCGATCGCAGGCGCTGGGTCAGGCGCTCGGCCTTCCGGGCACGATGGTTTTGTTCGCATTCATCGGCGTGGCCGTCACGAGCGCGACCATCGTCATCTTCGGCAAAGCGATCTGGGATCCGGTCGAGCTCATCACGCGGATCGGCTCGCCCGCCGTGATAATTTTCGGCGCGCTCATTGTTCTCGCCGCGCAGCTGACGACCAACATGGCGGCGAACGTCGTCTCGCCGGCAAATGATTTCTCGAATCTCAGCCCGAAGCGCATCAGCTATGTCACTGGCGGGCTCATCACCGCGGTCATCGGGATTCTCATGATGCCCTGGCGGCTGTATTCCGATGCGGCGGCGTACATCTTCACGTGGCTAATCGGTTACTCGAGCCTGATGGGCGCTCTCGGCGGAATCCTCATTGCCGACTACTGGATAATCCGGCGTCAGCAGCTGTCGGTCCGCGATCTCTTCCTGCTTGAGGGCCGGTACTCCTATGTTAACGGTGTTAACATTCGGGCTATCGCCGCGCTCGTCATCGCGATACTTCCCGTCGTGCCGGGCTTCGTCCGCGCCGCAACCACTCCCGGCGGCCAAGTGGCTAATCCGAACGTTTTCGACACACTCTACACTTATGCGTGGTTCGTCACGTTCATCCTCAGCTTCGCGGTTTATCTTTTGTTGATGCGCACGCAGCGGGCGGAGCGGCCGGTTGAAGCGCCTTCATTCAGTCATCCAATCACAGAGAGTTGA
- a CDS encoding ABC transporter permease produces the protein MQGLWRLIWIEIKVFFREPMGAFGTVIAPVLILVLFGRIGTAVAPRAQAAASTFFRVNVPVFVAILIAINAVVSLVSIMSIYRESGILKRLSTTPLRPQTILTAHVIVKLLLTSATLALTFMFARESVLTDSGIPLGRFTVAMLIATASILSVGFVIASIVPTARFAQPITSILLYPMIAVSGLFVPMSAFSPSVRTFARLLPLTPAVSLLQGIWKGNPWSMHLGDIGALALVFVICTALSAKIFRWE, from the coding sequence ATGCAGGGGCTGTGGCGCCTCATCTGGATCGAGATAAAGGTTTTCTTCAGAGAGCCGATGGGAGCGTTTGGCACAGTCATCGCTCCGGTTCTCATCCTCGTGCTTTTCGGTCGGATCGGAACCGCCGTGGCTCCCCGAGCGCAGGCAGCCGCCAGCACTTTCTTCAGGGTCAACGTTCCGGTTTTCGTTGCGATACTCATCGCGATCAACGCCGTTGTGTCGCTGGTGTCGATCATGTCGATATACCGGGAGAGCGGCATTCTGAAGCGGTTGAGCACCACGCCGCTCAGACCGCAAACGATTCTGACAGCGCACGTCATCGTGAAGCTCCTGCTGACGAGCGCGACGCTTGCCCTCACGTTCATGTTCGCGAGAGAATCGGTCTTGACTGACTCGGGTATTCCACTCGGACGATTCACGGTCGCAATGCTGATCGCCACTGCAAGCATCCTGTCAGTGGGATTCGTGATTGCGAGCATCGTTCCCACAGCGCGTTTTGCTCAACCGATCACCAGTATTCTGCTCTACCCGATGATCGCTGTCTCTGGCTTGTTCGTGCCGATGTCCGCTTTCTCTCCGTCGGTTCGGACCTTTGCGCGACTGCTGCCATTGACGCCCGCCGTTTCGCTGCTTCAGGGAATCTGGAAGGGCAACCCGTGGTCGATGCATCTTGGAGATATCGGCGCTCTTGCTCTCGTGTTCGTGATATGTACCGCACTGTCGGCCAAGATATTCCGCTGGGAATGA